The following proteins are co-located in the Bacillus pumilus genome:
- a CDS encoding DMT family transporter produces the protein MDISKQKAYFAAIAYACIIGFSFLFVKIALESANAIDLLAHRFTVSFAAALLLYPFLRKKYRLSFQWRDLFYLVPFSLLYPVLFFAFQVWGLMYTSSSEAGIIQATIPILTMVLAAWFLKERATWIQVLFTILSACGVMLLFVMKGIDVKHSHMIGYVLILLSALSSSAYSVFARVITRRFHVIELTFMMTFFGFVFFNAAALIRHSVNHTMTQFFSPFTHPSFVWSMLFLGIFSSLLTAYLSNYALSQLEAAKVSTFNNLSAFITIGAGVLILHETIDMYHIIGAVLVIGGVIGGNVVKKQNS, from the coding sequence GTGGACATTTCAAAACAAAAAGCGTACTTTGCCGCGATAGCATACGCTTGTATCATTGGTTTTTCATTCTTATTTGTCAAAATCGCATTAGAATCAGCGAATGCGATTGATTTATTGGCACACCGCTTTACAGTTTCTTTTGCAGCTGCTCTTTTGCTGTATCCATTTTTACGAAAGAAGTACCGTTTATCCTTTCAATGGCGTGATCTCTTCTACCTTGTACCGTTTTCCTTGCTTTATCCTGTCTTGTTTTTTGCATTTCAAGTGTGGGGGCTAATGTATACGTCTTCGTCAGAGGCTGGTATCATTCAGGCGACGATTCCCATTCTGACGATGGTGCTGGCAGCGTGGTTTTTAAAGGAACGTGCCACATGGATACAGGTGCTCTTTACCATTCTTTCTGCGTGCGGGGTGATGCTCCTCTTTGTGATGAAGGGAATTGATGTGAAACATTCACACATGATCGGCTATGTGCTGATTTTACTTTCTGCCTTGTCATCCAGTGCTTACAGTGTATTTGCCCGAGTGATTACACGGCGGTTCCATGTGATTGAACTCACCTTCATGATGACATTCTTTGGATTTGTCTTTTTCAATGCAGCAGCGCTCATTAGACACTCGGTAAACCATACAATGACGCAATTTTTCAGTCCATTTACACATCCATCTTTTGTATGGTCTATGCTCTTTTTAGGCATTTTCTCATCACTTCTCACTGCATATTTATCTAACTACGCACTCTCTCAGCTTGAAGCTGCAAAGGTCAGCACCTTTAACAATCTATCTGCGTTTATCACAATAGGCGCCGGGGTTCTCATTTTACATGAAACGATTGATATGTATCATATCATCGGGGCTGTGTTGGTCATTGGCGGGGTGATTGGCGGGAATGTGGTGAAGAAGCAGAATTCATAA
- a CDS encoding non-ribosomal peptide synthetase, with protein sequence MLVSRRKGNAANHIVRINGKRIDLKAVERVIMLHFPLEECVLIPKKKQEGGLSLVLFAQAKDPSLTREDLMNGPLHPYEVPAALVLLPSLPKTESGAVDTEALLSIDLLDQEELRKIEERTKDIDGVEEAAAFIESQTERQTPYHLDDLFPDRQRTQGNESISKGEASETKQSSAHEKPPALVYGGDVIEKPGTPVTLTEVLIRAAFMSPDRGVTYIKEGGHTVNQTYPELLTGAERVLSGLRAAGLTNGDQVLLQLKDHHDFITVFWGCILGGIIPTPVSVPPVYDEMNQGVNKLKGVFQLQNEPFIITNEASAEEIAGLRETFESKAIPILTIETLLACEPDEQHYEPEPDEPVLQLLSSGSTGVPKCIRHNHQSILSRIISFEQANGFTYEDVSLNWMPLDHVGGIVMFHVHDVYLGCQQISPSIDQFIERPMVWLDWIETYGVTRTWAPNFAFAMMNEYEDEICKGSWDLSTLTYIMNAAEAVVPKVTQRFMHIMGQHGLSRHAMVPAYGMSETSSAIVQSKEFMRQGDQDGQLTIDQTSLASEIQYVAHDHPHKMTFTEVGAPIPSVWIRIVDEHHQVLPEDQVGRLQVKSPTIMMGYYRNEEANQEVFAENGWFHTGDLGFIHEGRLVLTGREKDIIVINGANYLNYEIEAVVEEVDGVEVTFAAAYGIYNPESSNDTLAVFFVSQKDSIEDQIMMIQQIREAIIRKIGIEPDHIIPVKKDQFPKTESGKIQRAQLGAALKDGVFRDIERALDLASENDQTLPDWFFKRIWAKEHIGPSQPASIDHILVFEDEKGLYQSLYAQFEQTNQPYVSVKKGHEFLRLSKGMYQMNPRIKGDYVRLIAALEADELKTGRMLHLWNVSDKEEIVDPAQFKELHESTSQSILYLYQALRQENQEPIRLAVVTKGGQFVNPQDDLHVAKTALVGLLKTIPQEWEGAEVSHIDIEAENVEQDAKRIAEELSAIHMKSEVAYRQGHRLVPKLEKVDMIEAPQTEGFLEYEGLYLLTGGLGGIGFELSKQMLQFGLKLVLIGRTPLEEDGEKEKAFSQLKGLGDVIYVQADVTHLSDVEQAIYEAEKHFGQSIRGALHLAGAGNVSEHFQHADKYTLAHTSEEDFTKELSGKADGAWVLQEAFKHDPTVPLVFFGSVNGFFGGTTFGAYSAANSFLDGLAHALTFQEGRRAISLNFSMWDNLGLSKGHTGAALTVRKGFQMIGKKQGLHSLCLGIRLNEAHLFIGLDGANPEIAGHLQPAPMPHFEKKLYYTVQPGKEVNLDDITGVTVGDWEIRQLPDIPKKQDGSIDHEALELNHHKNVHQLEKQLPETQTEQVLAAIWEDILEVDRVYKEDQFFDLGGHSLKATQTISRINHEFSIKAPLKILFESKHLAHLAQMVEDIKGAPAVLEAKIPKLEKQTSYELSHAQQRIWFLSTLEKSHHYNILGAWKLTGRLHIQALTKAIGHLTKRHEALRATFKSLGGKPVQLIREDLPPSVTVANFSLFNEKTRARRLEQLIHQEANRIYDLERGPLAQWTIVNMGKEEYYLLCAQHHIISDAWSLSLLIQELEVVYDALLAEKTPQLPALEIEWTDYVHWENEQLKHHQADQTYWLDTLQGELPVLELPFDRLRPPVQTFNGATEQIVLDEPLVRRLQALSKQQGTTLFMTMLSAYYVLLHKLSGQTDVIVGSPIAGRDAEQSEQIVGMFVNTLALRQDVSKVDTFADLMENVKEMTLKAFEHQHYPFDKLVDDLSIDRDLSRSPIFQVAMGYVTDSLEVNLKGLTTEHVMVHHTVSKFDLTLHVFEQEDQLSIHVEYNTDLFDQETIHRYMNYYLHLLDGMTAQPERTFADFCLMDKAEQDAMIIGKNQTETSYPKCTLQELFEEQVQRDPQRIALSYMEEHMTYQALDEKATQLAAYLQSKGIGPGSLVPMLFDRSFDMIVSVLGIVKSGAAYVPMSPEYPDARIRLIVRDTQSDVILTQSHFAERLVDFTGTKIEMDKPLPETDAVYEREKSIIGGDQLAYVNYTSGSTGTPKGVMLPHAGVVRLVRETNYIELGSEDKMLQLSNYAFDAFTFELWGMLLNGGQLILIPKYAALNMDELTRLIKTHQVTANCLPTALFNRLIEHDPKSVAGYRTLLVGGEAMSSEHARKALPHMEGVLVNAYGPTENTTLATTHQVTHVPEHARSVPIGVPVANSTVVILDEYFKPVPAGVKGEIYIGGTGLAKGYLHDPERTQERFIDNPFPALKGDKLYRSGDLGKWRSDGSIEYLGRKDNLVKIRGYRIECGEIETALLKHPQVKECTVIAKTYGSSKRLAAYLVTDGENPVPGWKAFLQESLPSYMIPSYFIALDAIPVTTNGKVDQKALPEPTEMISSSHETGKPATETEQLVVSAFMEVLGVKQVGVHDSFFDLGGDSIMSIQAVAKLKEKGVRVDPKWIFMHPAPAQLAAYLDTLPETGDHVEREPKDYVIELKKGDPAEPSIFFAPPAGGTVMGYIDVAKLMTHQGAVYALQSPGLYEDEEPQFLHYTELVTIFIEAIETFYRPGIDYLAGHSMGGHLAYGMNQRLCHAGKAPKGLIILDTVPVLRDEADQALHADMNEEEVKMLALVLGMGNLVGIQPEALQGLSFQEVKQKILKEAEKDEVVHQFMNDHYLDKYLQMQTHNTIMSQAIELEKEPFPVPFYIVQSSDHATDFQKKFADWEAYTKETCTYYQIKGDHVTMMKRPQADELARILQTIIKG encoded by the coding sequence ATGCTAGTTAGTAGACGAAAAGGAAATGCAGCAAATCATATCGTCAGAATCAACGGAAAACGAATCGATCTCAAAGCAGTAGAGCGCGTCATCATGCTTCACTTTCCCCTAGAGGAATGTGTTTTGATCCCGAAGAAAAAACAAGAGGGCGGCCTATCGCTTGTGCTATTTGCACAGGCGAAGGACCCTTCGCTGACAAGGGAGGATCTGATGAACGGCCCGCTTCATCCTTATGAAGTGCCAGCCGCTCTCGTCTTATTACCTTCCTTGCCAAAGACAGAAAGTGGAGCAGTCGATACAGAGGCACTGCTTTCAATTGATCTACTAGATCAAGAGGAATTAAGAAAGATAGAAGAACGCACCAAAGACATAGATGGAGTAGAGGAAGCGGCTGCTTTCATTGAGAGTCAGACAGAAAGACAGACGCCCTATCATTTAGATGACTTATTCCCTGATAGACAGCGTACTCAAGGAAACGAATCGATCTCAAAGGGTGAAGCCAGCGAAACAAAACAATCATCTGCCCATGAAAAACCGCCAGCACTAGTTTACGGCGGTGATGTCATCGAAAAACCAGGTACACCTGTCACACTGACAGAGGTGTTGATCCGTGCAGCCTTTATGTCACCTGACCGCGGGGTCACTTATATCAAAGAAGGCGGTCACACGGTGAACCAAACCTACCCTGAACTACTAACAGGCGCTGAACGGGTCCTGTCTGGATTAAGGGCAGCAGGACTGACAAACGGTGATCAAGTGTTACTACAATTGAAAGATCATCACGATTTTATCACGGTGTTCTGGGGCTGTATTCTCGGTGGAATCATTCCAACCCCAGTCTCTGTGCCGCCTGTGTATGATGAAATGAATCAAGGTGTGAACAAGCTGAAGGGAGTGTTTCAGCTGCAAAACGAACCTTTCATCATTACAAACGAAGCGAGTGCTGAGGAGATTGCCGGGCTGCGAGAGACATTTGAATCAAAAGCGATTCCTATTTTAACAATCGAAACATTGCTGGCGTGTGAACCAGATGAACAGCATTATGAGCCGGAGCCGGATGAGCCTGTGCTTCAGCTGCTATCTTCAGGAAGTACGGGTGTACCAAAATGTATCCGTCACAACCATCAAAGTATTTTGTCTAGAATCATCTCCTTTGAGCAGGCAAATGGTTTTACGTATGAGGATGTGTCGCTTAACTGGATGCCGCTTGACCATGTAGGAGGTATTGTCATGTTTCATGTACATGATGTTTACCTAGGCTGCCAGCAGATTAGTCCATCCATTGATCAATTTATCGAGCGGCCGATGGTGTGGCTTGATTGGATAGAAACATACGGCGTCACCAGAACATGGGCACCAAACTTTGCTTTTGCCATGATGAATGAATATGAGGACGAGATTTGCAAGGGGAGCTGGGATCTCTCTACCCTGACCTATATCATGAATGCAGCCGAAGCGGTGGTTCCAAAAGTAACGCAGCGCTTCATGCATATCATGGGTCAGCACGGGTTAAGCCGCCATGCGATGGTGCCGGCTTACGGTATGTCAGAAACATCCTCAGCCATTGTTCAGTCAAAGGAATTCATGCGGCAGGGTGATCAGGATGGACAGCTGACCATCGACCAGACCTCGTTAGCAAGTGAGATTCAATATGTAGCGCATGATCATCCGCACAAGATGACGTTTACAGAAGTAGGTGCGCCGATTCCTTCTGTATGGATTCGGATTGTAGATGAGCATCACCAGGTACTGCCAGAAGATCAGGTGGGGCGCTTGCAGGTGAAGAGCCCAACGATCATGATGGGCTACTATCGAAATGAGGAAGCCAATCAAGAAGTATTTGCGGAAAACGGCTGGTTTCACACAGGGGATTTAGGGTTTATTCACGAAGGGCGTCTTGTCCTTACAGGCCGGGAAAAGGACATCATCGTCATCAACGGAGCGAACTATTTGAATTACGAAATTGAAGCCGTTGTGGAAGAAGTTGACGGGGTTGAAGTCACCTTTGCCGCTGCGTACGGCATTTATAATCCGGAATCAAGCAACGATACGCTCGCCGTCTTTTTTGTCTCACAAAAGGATTCGATAGAGGATCAAATCATGATGATTCAGCAGATTAGAGAGGCGATCATTCGAAAAATTGGGATAGAGCCTGATCATATCATTCCGGTGAAAAAAGACCAATTTCCGAAAACAGAAAGTGGGAAAATTCAGCGTGCCCAGTTAGGCGCGGCGCTTAAAGATGGAGTGTTCCGCGACATTGAACGTGCACTTGATCTTGCCTCAGAAAATGATCAAACACTCCCAGATTGGTTTTTCAAACGCATATGGGCGAAGGAACATATCGGTCCGTCTCAGCCAGCTTCCATTGATCATATACTCGTTTTCGAGGATGAAAAAGGTCTTTACCAATCGCTTTACGCACAATTCGAACAAACGAATCAGCCCTATGTTTCTGTGAAGAAGGGGCATGAATTTTTACGCCTGTCAAAAGGAATGTATCAGATGAATCCGAGAATCAAGGGGGATTACGTCAGGCTCATTGCAGCGCTTGAAGCAGATGAACTAAAGACCGGCCGCATGCTCCATCTGTGGAATGTGTCGGACAAAGAAGAGATCGTTGATCCTGCTCAGTTCAAAGAACTGCATGAAAGTACCAGCCAATCCATTTTGTATCTATATCAAGCGCTGAGACAAGAAAACCAAGAGCCGATCCGTCTCGCCGTTGTGACAAAAGGTGGTCAATTTGTGAACCCGCAAGACGATCTTCATGTTGCAAAAACAGCGCTGGTCGGTCTGTTAAAAACCATCCCGCAAGAATGGGAAGGGGCAGAGGTGTCTCATATTGATATTGAAGCGGAGAATGTGGAACAGGATGCCAAACGCATAGCTGAAGAACTGTCTGCGATTCATATGAAATCAGAGGTGGCTTACCGACAGGGGCATCGTCTCGTACCAAAGCTGGAAAAAGTCGATATGATCGAAGCACCTCAAACAGAAGGATTTTTAGAATATGAAGGTCTTTATTTGCTGACTGGAGGACTTGGCGGTATTGGGTTTGAGCTGTCTAAGCAGATGCTCCAATTTGGCTTAAAGCTCGTGTTAATTGGACGGACGCCTCTTGAAGAAGACGGGGAAAAGGAAAAGGCGTTCTCACAGCTTAAAGGTCTTGGAGACGTCATCTATGTCCAAGCCGATGTGACCCATTTATCCGATGTCGAGCAGGCGATTTATGAAGCGGAAAAGCATTTTGGACAGTCGATCCGGGGAGCGCTCCATTTAGCCGGAGCTGGCAATGTGTCTGAGCATTTTCAGCATGCGGACAAGTATACACTGGCTCATACATCAGAGGAAGATTTCACAAAAGAATTATCAGGAAAAGCAGACGGAGCCTGGGTGCTGCAGGAAGCCTTCAAGCATGATCCGACAGTACCACTCGTCTTTTTTGGATCGGTCAATGGCTTTTTTGGCGGTACAACATTCGGGGCATACTCTGCGGCGAACAGTTTTTTAGATGGACTCGCGCACGCTCTCACCTTTCAAGAGGGAAGAAGAGCGATCTCTTTGAACTTCAGCATGTGGGATAATCTTGGTTTGTCTAAGGGACATACCGGGGCAGCACTAACCGTACGCAAGGGATTTCAAATGATTGGAAAGAAACAAGGTCTTCACTCATTATGTCTAGGTATTCGGCTAAATGAAGCGCACCTATTTATCGGCTTGGACGGAGCGAATCCGGAAATCGCTGGGCATCTTCAACCAGCTCCAATGCCGCATTTTGAGAAAAAGCTTTATTATACTGTTCAGCCCGGTAAAGAAGTGAATCTTGACGATATCACGGGCGTAACAGTGGGTGACTGGGAGATCAGACAACTACCGGATATACCGAAAAAACAAGATGGCTCTATTGATCATGAAGCCCTCGAGCTGAATCATCATAAAAACGTACACCAGCTTGAAAAACAATTACCAGAAACGCAGACAGAGCAGGTGCTTGCGGCTATATGGGAGGACATTTTAGAAGTAGATCGTGTGTACAAAGAGGATCAATTTTTTGACCTTGGCGGACATTCATTAAAGGCGACTCAAACGATTTCCCGCATCAATCATGAGTTTTCAATCAAGGCACCATTAAAAATACTATTTGAAAGCAAACATCTGGCACATTTGGCGCAAATGGTCGAGGACATCAAAGGAGCTCCAGCCGTTCTTGAAGCCAAGATTCCAAAGCTGGAAAAGCAAACAAGCTATGAGCTGTCACATGCCCAGCAGCGGATTTGGTTCTTATCCACATTAGAAAAGAGCCACCATTACAATATATTAGGTGCTTGGAAGCTGACAGGACGATTACACATTCAAGCATTAACGAAAGCGATTGGTCATTTAACGAAGCGTCATGAGGCACTGCGCGCAACATTCAAATCACTTGGCGGCAAGCCGGTTCAACTCATTCGTGAAGACCTGCCGCCATCAGTGACAGTTGCGAATTTCTCATTATTTAATGAAAAAACAAGAGCGAGAAGACTGGAGCAGCTCATTCATCAAGAAGCGAACCGCATCTATGATTTAGAAAGAGGCCCACTTGCACAGTGGACAATTGTGAATATGGGCAAAGAGGAATATTACCTGCTTTGCGCACAGCATCACATCATTTCAGATGCATGGTCGCTCAGCCTGCTCATTCAGGAACTAGAAGTGGTATATGACGCGTTGCTTGCAGAGAAAACACCTCAGCTCCCAGCGCTTGAAATTGAATGGACAGATTATGTTCATTGGGAAAATGAACAATTAAAGCATCATCAAGCTGACCAAACCTATTGGCTTGATACCTTACAAGGAGAGCTTCCGGTGTTAGAGCTGCCGTTTGACCGCCTTCGTCCGCCGGTTCAAACATTCAACGGAGCTACAGAGCAAATCGTACTGGATGAACCGCTTGTCCGGCGCTTGCAGGCCTTGTCCAAGCAGCAGGGCACAACGCTCTTCATGACGATGCTGTCAGCGTATTACGTTCTGCTTCACAAGCTGTCAGGGCAAACAGATGTCATCGTTGGTTCGCCTATCGCAGGACGCGATGCCGAACAATCAGAGCAGATCGTTGGGATGTTTGTGAATACACTCGCGCTGAGACAGGACGTCTCAAAAGTGGATACATTTGCTGATTTAATGGAAAACGTGAAAGAGATGACATTAAAAGCCTTTGAGCATCAGCATTATCCATTTGACAAGCTTGTCGATGACCTTTCAATTGATAGAGATTTAAGTCGATCACCTATTTTCCAAGTCGCCATGGGATATGTAACAGATTCGTTAGAGGTAAACCTAAAAGGGCTGACAACTGAACATGTGATGGTTCATCATACAGTATCTAAATTTGATCTGACTCTGCATGTATTTGAACAGGAAGATCAGCTGTCTATTCATGTGGAATACAATACGGATTTATTTGATCAAGAAACCATCCATCGTTATATGAATTATTATCTCCACCTGTTAGATGGCATGACGGCTCAGCCTGAACGCACTTTTGCTGATTTTTGCTTAATGGACAAAGCAGAACAGGATGCGATGATCATAGGCAAAAACCAAACCGAAACGTCTTATCCAAAGTGTACGCTTCAAGAGTTGTTTGAAGAACAGGTACAGCGTGATCCGCAGCGCATTGCCTTGTCCTATATGGAAGAGCACATGACGTATCAAGCCTTGGATGAGAAGGCAACACAACTTGCTGCTTACTTGCAGTCAAAAGGAATTGGACCAGGTTCACTTGTACCGATGCTCTTTGACCGTTCCTTTGACATGATTGTCTCGGTACTAGGGATCGTCAAGTCGGGTGCTGCGTATGTTCCGATGTCACCTGAATATCCTGATGCACGAATACGTCTGATCGTTCGTGATACACAAAGTGATGTGATCTTAACCCAGTCTCATTTTGCAGAGCGTCTAGTAGATTTTACAGGTACAAAGATTGAAATGGACAAGCCATTACCAGAAACAGACGCAGTGTATGAAAGAGAAAAATCGATCATAGGAGGAGACCAGCTGGCCTATGTCAACTACACATCAGGCTCAACTGGCACACCTAAAGGCGTGATGCTCCCCCATGCAGGAGTTGTTCGCTTAGTTAGAGAAACAAACTATATTGAACTAGGCTCAGAAGATAAGATGCTTCAGCTGTCAAACTATGCATTTGATGCTTTTACATTTGAATTATGGGGAATGCTGCTGAATGGCGGTCAGCTGATTTTGATCCCAAAATATGCAGCACTGAATATGGACGAATTAACTCGGTTGATCAAAACGCATCAAGTGACAGCCAACTGTCTGCCAACCGCATTATTCAATCGACTGATTGAGCACGACCCAAAAAGTGTGGCAGGCTACCGCACCTTACTCGTTGGCGGAGAAGCCATGTCAAGTGAGCATGCCCGAAAGGCATTGCCACATATGGAAGGTGTACTCGTCAATGCTTACGGTCCAACAGAAAACACGACCTTAGCGACAACTCATCAAGTCACACACGTGCCAGAGCATGCAAGATCAGTTCCAATTGGGGTCCCAGTGGCAAACTCGACTGTCGTCATACTAGATGAATATTTCAAACCAGTACCAGCAGGCGTAAAGGGAGAAATCTATATCGGCGGAACAGGACTGGCTAAAGGGTATCTCCATGACCCAGAACGGACGCAGGAACGGTTTATTGACAATCCATTCCCGGCTTTAAAAGGAGACAAGCTGTATCGTTCAGGTGATCTAGGGAAATGGCGGTCAGATGGCAGCATAGAATATCTCGGCCGAAAAGACAATTTGGTGAAAATTAGAGGCTACCGGATCGAATGTGGAGAAATTGAGACAGCCCTGCTCAAGCATCCGCAAGTAAAAGAATGTACAGTCATCGCCAAAACGTATGGCAGTTCAAAACGGCTGGCGGCTTACCTTGTCACAGATGGGGAGAATCCTGTTCCGGGCTGGAAAGCATTTTTACAGGAAAGCCTGCCAAGCTATATGATTCCAAGTTACTTTATCGCACTGGATGCGATTCCAGTCACAACGAACGGGAAAGTCGATCAAAAAGCCCTGCCAGAACCGACGGAAATGATCTCTTCCTCTCATGAAACCGGCAAACCGGCAACTGAAACGGAACAACTGGTTGTCTCAGCTTTCATGGAAGTGCTTGGTGTGAAACAAGTTGGCGTGCATGACTCCTTCTTTGATTTAGGCGGAGATTCGATTATGAGTATCCAGGCTGTTGCCAAATTAAAAGAAAAAGGCGTTCGTGTTGATCCAAAATGGATTTTCATGCATCCAGCGCCAGCGCAGTTAGCCGCTTACTTGGACACATTGCCAGAAACCGGCGATCACGTAGAAAGAGAACCGAAGGACTATGTGATCGAGCTGAAAAAAGGCGATCCAGCTGAACCGAGTATTTTCTTTGCACCACCTGCCGGGGGGACGGTGATGGGCTATATCGATGTCGCTAAGCTCATGACACATCAAGGAGCCGTTTACGCTTTGCAGTCACCAGGCTTATATGAGGATGAAGAACCACAATTTCTTCATTACACAGAGCTTGTCACCATTTTTATCGAAGCCATTGAGACCTTCTATCGACCAGGAATTGACTACCTAGCAGGGCATTCGATGGGCGGCCATCTTGCATACGGAATGAACCAGCGGCTCTGCCATGCAGGAAAAGCGCCGAAAGGACTGATCATTTTAGATACGGTTCCAGTGCTAAGAGATGAGGCAGATCAAGCACTCCATGCCGATATGAACGAAGAAGAAGTGAAAATGCTTGCGCTCGTCCTTGGAATGGGAAATCTTGTCGGAATCCAGCCAGAAGCTTTACAAGGATTGAGCTTCCAAGAAGTGAAGCAGAAAATACTCAAAGAGGCAGAAAAGGATGAAGTGGTCCATCAATTTATGAATGATCACTATTTAGATAAATACTTGCAAATGCAGACGCATAATACGATCATGTCACAAGCCATTGAATTAGAAAAAGAACCGTTCCCTGTGCCGTTTTATATTGTACAAAGCAGTGATCACGCCACAGATTTCCAGAAGAAGTTTGCAGACTGGGAGGCTTATACGAAAGAGACATGCACCTATTATCAAATCAAAGGCGACCATGTCACCATGATGAAGAGGCCGCAGGCTGACGAACTTGCACGGATTCTTCAAACTATCATAAAGGGGTAA
- a CDS encoding aminotransferase-like domain-containing protein, producing MRKYDQLVLSLKERIECGEYRAGMKIPSIRHLAAQYAVSKSTVIKALDTLEREHLLYSVERSGYFVVKTNQSLGKQDSTRIDFASSAPDPVVFPYVDFQHCINQAIDLYQNDLFIYGTANGLPSLLPVISKRLMDYQVFANPEQIVMTSGIQLALSILSTIPFPNGKQTILVEQPGYHLYLKYLEKNQLPVRGIQRTEKGLDLQELERIFREEEIRFFYTMPRFQNPLGTSLSKQEKIAIAALAKTYDVYIVEDDYVADLEFDTKRDPIYSYDQAGKVIYLKSFSKIIFPGLRTGAVVLPEELIGPFSEHKRLIDIDSSMLSQAALEIYLKSGMFERHRERMRTTYRNRSKQLVTCLKNDQGTYQLGEEDPATHTHLLVDRSIPMNHLIQQLKKASVYVQPIDRHYISTFQKDSILPLNIWHVKEEQLTRGVDLLKTALQQIARY from the coding sequence GTGAGGAAATATGATCAGCTTGTTTTGAGCTTAAAAGAGAGAATCGAGTGCGGTGAGTACAGGGCTGGTATGAAAATCCCTTCAATTCGCCACTTAGCAGCTCAATATGCTGTGAGTAAAAGCACGGTCATTAAAGCGCTAGACACATTGGAACGTGAACACCTGCTTTATTCTGTGGAAAGAAGCGGCTATTTTGTCGTGAAAACGAATCAGTCTTTGGGCAAGCAGGACAGCACACGGATTGATTTCGCTTCATCGGCGCCTGATCCTGTTGTGTTTCCATATGTCGATTTCCAGCACTGCATCAACCAAGCGATCGATTTGTATCAAAATGATCTATTTATTTACGGCACAGCCAACGGATTACCATCGCTGCTGCCAGTCATTTCAAAGCGATTGATGGATTATCAGGTATTTGCAAATCCAGAACAGATCGTCATGACCTCTGGTATTCAGCTGGCTTTATCGATTTTAAGCACCATTCCGTTTCCGAATGGAAAACAGACCATATTAGTCGAACAGCCTGGCTATCACCTATACCTCAAATATTTAGAGAAAAATCAATTGCCCGTGCGCGGGATTCAGCGGACTGAAAAAGGACTAGACCTTCAGGAATTGGAGCGCATCTTTCGAGAAGAGGAGATTCGCTTTTTCTACACGATGCCAAGATTTCAAAATCCGCTTGGAACGAGTCTATCGAAACAAGAAAAAATAGCGATTGCTGCCCTTGCTAAGACATATGATGTCTACATCGTTGAAGATGATTATGTAGCTGATTTAGAATTCGATACAAAAAGAGACCCGATCTATTCTTACGATCAGGCGGGAAAGGTCATTTATTTAAAAAGCTTCTCAAAAATCATCTTTCCAGGACTTCGAACAGGAGCTGTCGTCTTACCTGAAGAACTGATTGGACCTTTTAGTGAACACAAACGGCTCATTGATATCGACAGCTCGATGCTGTCTCAGGCAGCCTTAGAAATTTATTTGAAAAGCGGGATGTTTGAGCGGCATAGAGAAAGGATGCGGACAACCTATCGAAACCGATCCAAACAGCTGGTGACATGTTTAAAAAACGACCAAGGCACCTACCAGCTGGGGGAGGAGGACCCAGCTACCCATACACATCTTCTTGTCGATCGGTCCATTCCAATGAATCACCTCATTCAGCAGCTGAAAAAGGCATCTGTTTACGTTCAGCCAATAGACCGCCATTACATCTCTACTTTTCAGAAAGACTCCATTCTTCCACTGAACATCTGGCACGTGAAAGAAGAACAATTAACACGTGGAGTCGATTTGTTAAAGACGGCACTTCAGCAAATCGCACGTTATTAA
- a CDS encoding thioesterase II family protein has protein sequence MNQLFKTFEKKSDLIQLICFPFAGGYSASYRPLFEQLKGIAEVTAAEPPGHGTNLMPLESSIDRLAELYKEGLTGKLNRPFILFGHSMGGLVVYRLTQLLEKEGIYPAAVVISAIQPPQTKRQILTHLSNEAFVQHIAEMGGIPKELLENKPMMDYFTPSLRADYQALETFQHTDKSIIEAPVYLFNGKQDEKCMQDASGWLKWAKTIERTNFDGGHMYINTHLEHFAEQMRHVIEHATNQQLIRH, from the coding sequence ATGAATCAGTTATTTAAAACCTTTGAAAAAAAATCAGACCTCATTCAGCTTATTTGTTTTCCTTTTGCAGGCGGATATTCCGCCTCTTACCGTCCACTCTTTGAACAGCTGAAGGGCATTGCCGAAGTGACAGCAGCAGAGCCCCCGGGCCATGGGACCAATCTCATGCCGCTTGAATCAAGCATTGATCGGCTGGCTGAGTTGTACAAAGAAGGATTGACAGGCAAATTGAACCGTCCATTTATCTTATTCGGACATTCAATGGGAGGACTTGTGGTGTACAGACTGACCCAGCTGCTAGAAAAGGAAGGGATATATCCTGCAGCAGTGGTGATCTCAGCCATTCAGCCGCCACAAACAAAAAGACAGATTCTGACCCATTTATCCAATGAAGCATTTGTTCAGCATATTGCCGAAATGGGCGGGATTCCAAAAGAATTATTAGAGAACAAGCCAATGATGGATTACTTTACACCGTCCTTGCGTGCAGACTATCAAGCACTAGAAACCTTCCAGCATACAGACAAATCCATCATCGAAGCACCCGTATATTTATTCAACGGAAAGCAAGATGAGAAATGCATGCAAGATGCAAGCGGCTGGCTAAAATGGGCAAAAACCATCGAACGCACCAATTTCGACGGAGGTCACATGTATATCAACACACACCTTGAGCATTTCGCAGAACAGATGAGACATGTCATTGAACATGCAACAAATCAACAATTGATCAGACATTAA